A single Methylobacterium sp. 17Sr1-1 DNA region contains:
- a CDS encoding HAD-IA family hydrolase, with amino-acid sequence MTAPSLDQFKVLTFDVVGTLIDFEKGILDQMRAVSGRSHEELSDARIFASYLKGRELNYERSSEVFADVYRHVAKEFGFPNSDADADAFQLSVLRWPAFSDSVAALKRLRRHFRLVAMTNADRSAFSFYSHTLGNPFHDSVTYDEAGVAKPDPQFFAFNRGRQSAFGYKQSDILHVAQSQYHDIGVARDLGYSVCWIERRQGLAGFGGTPEPARLTTPDYHFPTLEKLADAVDAAFAAGARQAA; translated from the coding sequence ATGACCGCCCCGTCTCTCGACCAGTTCAAGGTCCTCACCTTCGATGTCGTCGGCACCCTGATCGACTTCGAGAAAGGCATCCTCGACCAGATGCGCGCCGTCTCCGGCCGCAGCCACGAGGAATTGAGCGACGCCCGGATCTTCGCCTCCTACCTCAAGGGCCGGGAGCTGAACTACGAGCGGTCGAGCGAGGTGTTCGCGGACGTCTACCGTCACGTGGCCAAAGAGTTCGGCTTTCCGAACTCGGATGCCGACGCCGATGCGTTCCAGCTCTCGGTCCTGCGCTGGCCCGCCTTCTCGGATTCGGTGGCGGCCCTGAAGCGCCTGCGCCGGCACTTCCGCCTCGTGGCGATGACCAACGCCGACCGCTCGGCCTTCTCGTTCTACTCACACACCCTCGGCAACCCGTTCCACGACAGCGTCACCTACGACGAGGCCGGCGTCGCCAAGCCCGATCCGCAATTCTTCGCCTTCAACCGCGGCCGCCAATCGGCCTTCGGCTACAAGCAGAGCGACATTCTCCACGTCGCCCAGAGCCAGTACCACGACATCGGCGTCGCCCGGGATCTCGGCTACTCGGTGTGCTGGATCGAGCGCCGCCAGGGGCTCGCCGGCTTCGGCGGCACGCCCGAGCCGGCCCGCCTGACCACGCCGGACTACCATTTCCCGACGCTCGAAAAACTCGCCGACGCCGTCGACGCGGCCTTCGCCGCCGGCGCCCGGCAGGCAGCCTGA